The DNA segment AATGCAGGTTAAAGGctcctttttttcttgcatTGTATTGTGTGCATGCAGTCTTCCGTGTGAGTCCAGCTTGAGAGAGGCCCTTTGGATACTGGGGCAACGGTTCACTGTAGTGGCAGCTGGAAAGACTCCAAGGGGTGCATGCATGTCCCCTCCAAAgtgtttcactttgttttagTTCAGTGACTGTTGCCCTGCAGGTTCGATGCAGATGTACAATTAAATACAATTCTATACATTCCATTGCTATTTCATCTTTGGGTTTGACTTTGTGTTGCTGATTTTGTGCAACTTAAGTTGATTACCTGATAGGTAGATTGACTGACAAATAATTGCCAATTATTTGTCAGTCAATTTAAATTGATATCgtcttttattattatgaactAATTatctatatatacatataatcgATAACAGAACAGTCACCCTGGAGCCTATAGTATGGCGTGTACAGCACAATGATCAAAAATTCagtgtcatatatatatatatatatagtatatatatataagatatcCTACAATATCATATCAGCTCATTCAATCAGAATCACAAAAGCTTCTCCTCATTTTTGCCATGTAGAAGTTAGAAATATGAGACGAGCTCTGAATGATATCATACAGGCACATTTTTCAGCAGCCCCCGGGGGATTAACCTTTCATTGAGTTCAACTAACATCTGGAAAATGTCAGCTTCTCACTAGACCTCTCCAGTCTCGACTGTACTCCTATCCTGAAAATCCCACTTTGTGAGACATTTTTAAACTATTCGAAAGTACTTCTTTTTCGTTTCAGTGTTCAGatgcttttctgacagagctgtttgagacagaagtgaAGTGTTtcctattttgacaaaaacctttaaagtgtctgggaacttgataacttgtggaaaaaagagTGTGATATGTGATCTTTAATGTCTGTGACAAAAATGACTACATGgtctaaaaaaaggaaaaaaaggatattaaaaataatgatttcatgcctgaggtgggaaaacatgttttcttggaGGATTAAAATGTCTTTCATGTTGTGGATTTTGCTCTACATGAAAAATTTACAAATTGCAAAGAGAAAATGGCACCCGTTTCAGGGGGGAATaactgtgctttttttttttttttttagtgagaGTGATCACTCTGTCTTCAGCAGCATCTCTGGCCAGGTGACAGACCCCGCCTCCTGACAGACAGCTGGTCCTCCCGCAGCTGCGTTGAATCAGCTGATGGGCATCAATGAGCCAGCTTGAGAACTGCGCTCCCGGGTCATCCTTTGCCTTGCGCCTCTGCACTCATTGTGAAGCCTTGCGAAACACTCCCCCTTGCGGTGAAACCTCAGAGGTGCACCAAATGAACATACATAAAACCAACAAAAGTTTGGTTTCTCTAActgaaaatacacatttaagcAATCATATATGTGTAATGGGTTGTATCTCGGGGTGTCGCTGCAGGCCATGAGCCACAGATGGTTAAATAGAAACAGGTGTGCCCGCAGGTAGTGTGCTATTTTTCATGGGATGTCAGGGCGTTGGCTGGGCCTACGCTGTGTTTGGTGGTAACCGGTAAGTGTTTTGTGAGTTGCTATGTTTTAATTATATGCAAATGCTCAGtttaattatgtattttaatgGTAGGCTTGAGTGGTGGACGCTTGCAGTCGAATCCTGGTGTGGTAGTTGCTTGAGCAAACCTGTGTAGGAGGCGTTCATGACAaacaggtatttttttttagatgtttcaGAGGTTTATTATTGTCTTAAAATGGTTTTTAAATGAGTTTGgaatatttttgtaattttgtaTTTGACTGGTTCTTGCAGTGGCCGCTTGCTGTCgttgtggttttgtgttttgcttatTTGTGTTACGCCGTCTTGGTAGTGGCGTCATACACCTGTAAAGGATTAACTAATTTAagatttgtatgttttttttgtgtcggTCACTCCCCTAAATACTGCTCAGTTGGGTTAGGGGGATATATTATTTGGGATCTTTCTTTTAACAGTGTTTCCTTTTTAAAGAGTAAAAGATTGCAGTGTTTCTTTTGAATATCGGTAATTTAAGATTGCAGTGTACTGCTTGGGTTTGCAAAGAACAGAATCATTTAGTCTCAATCAATTTATTGATTCATGCAAAGCTTGGTGAAAATAAGACTTTCAGAAGAAAACATGAAGATGTTCAACAGAACTTGAGATCATGAAAAAATGAAACGATagaaaaatgttgctttgaCTCAAGTTGACACTGGTGCAGTAGAAACGCTCATAAGTAAGTTAACTGACTGGCTGGCTACCCAACCtcgtcccatgaggggtcgccacagcaaatcaacctgcATGTTCAGTTTTGGCGAAGTTCTAATCCGGATACCATTCCTGCTTTAACCTGTTCAACCTTTGAAATCCAAATTTTTTTGTATAGTAAAATTCATTAGAAAATGATCCCAAAACAAAGCTTTCATCTGTAATAGTGATTAAATAGGTCTTCTTAGGGTGGTATCCAGAGTCTGGTCTCTCTTTGAGGGCGTCAGTACGTCTTGATTTCCTGCTGGACCACCTCCAGAAGGATTTGCAGCTTCTTGCTGCAGGAATCTGATAAAACCAAAGAATTAGAATGAGCAGAAACTGAGaaggcttttcattttcatctaaTTTGCATAACATTAGTGGTAAGTGGGGATACACCGATTGCAATATTCTGGCCAATCAGTCGTGTATATTTTGAATCGTTCGGACTCGTTTTGCGGAGGCATCGCTTGAAGACGAAGTTCCAACcggtccccagagctctgtgtatTTGTCTGCAGTCTGCACGATCTCAATAAATGGAGATTTTGAAACCTGACCTAATTGGTGCGATCAAAACAACCAAGGTGATCCGGACCTCGAAAGTTCCGGGTCAACAACTGTTACAGTGTTGtgggggcggctgtggctcagttggtagagtgggtcgtccagtgatcaggaggtcggtggttcgaatcccagctctgactgtctgcgtgtcgaagtgtccttgggcaaggcactgaaccccaaattgctcccagtgggtctggccgcaccttgcatggcagcagtcgcccactggagtatgaatgtgtgtgtgactgggtgaatgtgaggcctcatgtaaagcgccttgagcgccgcgaagcggtggaaaggcgctatataagtgcagtccattttaCACTGTaagcacacaatgaaatcgcaTTTACACCCTAGTGCAatgggccccttgaaacaacatAGGGGCCCTacagcatgcggagagggcatagggtgaaggtgccgccatgatcggcgcacctggagcagttGGCGGGGAcggtgtcttgctcaagggcacctcgacagtgctctggaggtagactggcccctctctcCAGGCACCAGTCCGCACCCCACATTTCGCCTGAGCAGTGGACTTCTCTGCTTCCCgtcccaaggcccaacccacggCCCAACCCacggcccaacccactgagccatccatttcattttacatCACCATGCATCATTTACAGTCATGAAATAGCGTAATATTGCATTTATGCCTGACCTGTCAAAATTTGTTAAATACACACCTTGGCCAAAAAGCACGAAGACACCCAcattatcaataaataaacataaaaggACACCTTTGTCCCTGACAAGACATTTGGTTTAAAgactttggtttggtttggactTACTGAAGGCACGTCTCCATCTAGCCGGTAAACAAAAGCGTTTAACGGTCAAATAGTAGAACGGGACCCCGGTCAGTGAGAGAGCACAGCTCCACCCTGTGTTCCAGGGGTCTGAATACAAAGACAGCCCCACGATGAAGAAGCAAACCAACGTGAATGTGACTGCAATGACCACGGGTGCCTAAAGATcatcaaagaagagcaaatcAAAGAGTTCTCAGTCAGTTTAGGGTTCACTTCTATTGATGAATGCTATGCAGATTAACgaggaaaccaaaaaaacaaaccttgaaAGGTCTTGGGTGGAGAGGGAAGCGATATCGATGGATGAGCATCCCTGTGGTTGTCAAGGCAATGAACAGCCAGCGAGAAAAGGCCACAAAATTGATGAGCTGGTAAATGTCTCCAATGGTTAAGAACAACAATGTCAAGGGGTactggaaacagaaaacagcGAAATGAGAAATTCATATTTGACATTAAgaacatttaatattgtatgaacacaataaacacatatCTGCTTTGTCTTGTCTTTTGTCTGTTCTTTGACATTGCTTTAAAATTTGACTGATTGCACATAGATTGTAGGGTGCGGGCTAATTACCAttagcagcacagcaggtaAAGGCGTTCTTCTGCGGATGTGAATCATAGAAAAGATTGAAGGGAAGTGGCCGTCTCTTGCTCCTACAAACATGATCCTGTAACGCAACCAGCAAGACCCACATCTTTATTTTCAGGCATTAGAATGAACATTATAACATTCCTGTTCCCACATTACCTGGCGCCCCCAAAAATTCCACCGTTAAGTGTTCCAAGGCAGGACAAGGCCACAAGAAAGGGAATCAGACGCCATACCATGAAGGGCGCGGTTTGCAAATGTCTGCAGACATAGCATGTAATCAAATTGTAATGCAATTAGTGTGTATTCTTCAGTCATCCTTTTAAAGTATGCATACCTGTCAACAAATACAGTTTCCCCGtatttttgagcagtacggtGTATTctggaaattaaaaataaagcggggattctgaaaataccggggggggggaaatgataAACTAAGCAGCGAAAGGGAAAGTTATCTAATCTACACTTGCATTGTGGTCATCAACACATGCACAGAAGCATTTCCGCCACTTTTCAACTGcgcgtttttttcttctctcatttGGTCCCATCACTTacaaagaatattcacaaaaatCACTGAGCGAGTGAAGCGCGCTCACAGCATCAAGCGTCTGGAAATGTGCTCGTATCTGAAATTTCTGCTcttgtctcaaagcaaaatattgctagCAGGCTGGCTCGTATGTCGAAGTATTACTATATAAAGAGAAATACAATACCACAGCCACCgcttcagactgcagcagctcagccggCGTCATCATGGTGTAATAGGCCATGTTAACAAGCACATAACAGACTGTCACTGCCACCATGGAGCTGATTATTGCCAGTGGGATGGTTCTGACATGATGGGATACACATAGGGAAATTTACTGCATGTAGTATGTATTTGATTACTATCTGGAGAGTAGACAGATGCTTGATACCTATTGGGGTTTTTAACTTCTTCTGTAAAGCTGTTCAGTGAATACCTGcaagaaaaaggaaagggaaGTGATGCTTTTTGAATTCTAGACAGTGttcataatgaaataaatgattgcttaCCATCCACTATAAGCGTAAAAGCCATTAAAGAAGGCCAGTGGCAACTTATCCCATGTTATTAAGTCAAGCTCAAAACCATTCTGGAAATTGTCTGTTTTTCCTAAAAGAGATAAGATTCATACTCAAAGTATTTGAGCATTATCTACAAATGAATTCTTAATAATGTACATTATCCCACCTTTAGCCAGTGCAATGACACCAGGAATGATGATGAGGACAAGAGCAAACATCTTAATGACGGTCAGGAGGACCTGCGTacgtgttgccatggttacactCCAGCAGTTGACTGCCACAACCAACGCTGcaagcagtcaaaaacaaacagctggtAAAACTGAGGTTAATGGAAGTACACGTTGTACTGCACAGACTGGTTTCAGTGGTGTAACAATGTTGTGTATGCAGCGACGTACGGTGAGGTTCATGGTTGGTGAGACACTGACTTCATCACAATCTTATGAACCCTAGAAGTATGTCAGAGAGGTTctggacatgtatgacagttgcACAACAGCAATGAGGTGTGCAGCGGGAGTAACAGGGGAAACTAGTGTAGAGGTGGaattgcaccagggatcagttCTGGGCCCCTTTTTATTTGGATAAATGAGCAGGTGAAACAGGAAGCCCCTTTGGATATGAtagtgaggaaggacatgagagtggctgctgttggggagGCCGATGCAGTGGGGATGAAGAGAAAGTATAGTAAATAGTGACTTAAAGAGAGACACTTATACCGTCTCACTGCAGAGCAGGTCAGCACAGTCAGACAGGTGTTTGTGCCATCCATGGTGAGGCTCAGCAGGCTGCTGCCTCACCACACAGCTCTCCTCAGGATTTGAATGAAACATATAAAAATTCTGCtattttaaattacaaaataatcaaaaactGTTAAAGTTAAAGGGAAAATAAGGTTTTAATACAAATCACTGGATAGATATACCGTAAGTATTTTACATTTTCGCCTGTCTCCCTTAACTGCACGTCACTGTGTggatagaggaggaggaagtatAAACCACTCACTCATCGCGAGGACACTGACAAGTTTGACCAGCACCGTGGGAGCGGTGCATGGTGCAAAGAACGGCTCCACCACGTAGCAACCAAAAGCCAGGGACACGTAGGAAGCCACGGCTGGCCTGGAAACAGAACAACTGGGGTGGGATTTGACTTTTGATTAGATCAAATACACAAGATGAAACTAACCAACCTGATAAATATGAATTCAGCCCAGAGTCGTAAGAAGGCAGGCAGTGGCCCCAGTGTCTCCAGTGTATAAGTGTAGTGGCTCCCTGATTTTGTAAAAGTGGTCCCTAGTTCAGCATAGCACAGGGCCCCTAATGAAACAAAGGGCATGGAAAGTGATTTGACTTGACTAACGTgggaatttgttttatttttgttaaggactggtgcgagaggaccccaggaaacagaggacggagacagtacaaacgtgactataagctttactggaatgttcatcagccgagtcactatcccggagctgcgcacgggttacggggtggctggagcccaacgaaaatatcttgttaaacaaaaagacacagccaaaagaacaaaccaaataagcaagctcaaaatacaaaactctaacaaaggcagatcccagggatgaggagcggcagaaagacattctgtacgcagggacgcgatccatgaaaaatagtccgactgggaacagcgggcggagcagggcttatgaaggccggtcgtaatcagcctcaggtgtgtctgggacgagaggcagcaaacaggtgtgagtcgtaggccaatcagccagtgcagccacatgaccctcacagtacccccccctcaACGGACGCCACCCGGCGGCCGACCAGGCTTGTCCGGGAAGTCCCGATAAAAGTCAACCAACAGGTCGGGGTCAAGAATCAAGGACGGGGCAACCCACGAACGCTCCTCAGGCCCATACCCCTCCAGTGACCTGGCCTCGTCCCGTGCCGCCAACTCGTCTGACATCGTCGTTTAGGCACCTTAAAAAAACTGACTGGAGTGCAGTCTGTCCCCACCCGCTCTCCGCCGCTGTGATACGGAAGTCTACCGAAAAATGGGTGACGGTGGCGGAGCCCTGTCGAAGGGAAAGGAGGCGGCTGCCGGCTTCCCTGCTGCAGACGCGGTGGTCGAATACCTTCCGCATCTCGGCCACGAATAGCGGGTACGAGTCCAGGAAGGCCGCCCCGCTGGAATGGGCGGCGAGCGCCCAGGCGGCGGCCCGGTCAGAGAGGAGACTTATCAGGAAGGCGATCTTGGCGCTCTGGGTGCTGTACGTTGCCGGCTGGTGATCAAAAATCAAGgaacactgcagcaggaactgcgcGCACCTCCCCGGTTCCCCGGCGTATCTCTCCGGCGTGGGGACATGCGGCTCGCGGGAGAAGGTGGGTGGAGGGATCCCCGCTGTGGCCCCGGCAATGCGTTCAACTCGGCCGTCCATTTGCGCTACGGTAGAGCTGAGCTGGTCCAGGGCGTCAGCGAGACCCCTGAGGGAGGCATCGTGCTGCCCGACTAGGAGGCCCTGGCTAGAAAGGGCTTGACGTACCCGTTCCGTCTCTGCGGGGTCCATGTTACTGTGGTCGGACTATTACTGTTaaggactggtgcgagaggaccccaagaaacagaggacggagacagtacaaacgggactataagctttactggaatgttcatcagccgagtcactatcccggagctgcgcacgggttacggggtggctggagcccaacgaaaatatcctgttaaacaaaaagacacagccaaaagaacaaaccaaataagcaagctcaaaatacaaaactctgacaaaggcagatcccagggatgaggagcggcagaaagacgttctgtacgcagggacgcgatccatgaaaaatagtccgactgggaacagcgggcggagcagggcttatgaaggccggtcgtaatcagcctcaggtgtgtctgggacgagaggcagcaaacaggtgtgagtcgtaggccaatcagccagtgcagccacatgaccctcacaattttatttattttgtgatcaAAGGTAGAGTTTTATATTTCCACATTTTATAACAGCACAGTTAAacagacaaaatattttgtgGTGTTTTATCAAAGTGTGGTGAAACATTAATCTGGCAAAGGCAGCGCAGCTGAAAGTTCATTTTGAGGATGAGCCACTCGTCCATTTGATGAGTAACAATTAATTACAGAAGCAAGAACAGCAGTTTGCTGATTTCTGGGAGAATCCATATTTACAGAGCTACATCTACCTGCTCCAGTCGCTAGGGGCGGACTGGGACAAAAAAACGGCCCTGAACTCTGACCAGCTTGGCCCAAATTGTGAGGTTCAGCAAAGAGCCTGTGGATAATTTGTTAAACAATGGTCATGGGTTCGAGACTACACCAATCCCTTTATTTTCCCACTTACAGATTCAGAGGTTTTCGCATCTCCATCAACCAGCAAGCTTccataatacatttaatatgtatcttctgtattttatttgcgGGCTCAAATATGAACTTGATCCAACAATTAATTCGACAAATACATTTACCACTACATGCAACAATTTGCTTGATATACACAATAACCAAAAATAAGCTGACGTAGAATTCAGTTAAAGAGATCAATCATGCCATCAGGCGTCTTACCGAACATGGAGAGGATCCCACTCAGTGCCCACACCAACAGAGAGAGCCCCACGCTGCCACTGTTCATTAGGACTCCTTTAGGTGCGATGAAGATCCCGCTGCCCACCACTGTGCCAAAGATAAACGTAATCGCAGACAGCAGGTTGATCTCTCTCCGGAGATGCACCACCTCATCAGCATccgtcttcttcttttctccacctttctctctttgtgtccgGTCCATTTCTCAGTGACTGTAGGTTCCAGTTCTTCACCTGAAACTGACAAcattttgttctgttgtttatttaactttacataAATGTCATAATTTAGTCTGACAAACTCGTTATTCCCCTCCAGACATTGATTATACGAACAGGATACTTAACCTGTGACTCTATTTGCTTTTTAGCTCACTTCACATTTATCGTGACTCAATCTGTTTGAATTTCCCCTCATTGCTTTCGTTGAACTAACTATGGAGTCACGTTGTGATTCATGATTCTaagcaaataaatgtgaatgatTGAATGCAGAGAAAATTTTGAGGTTCAGCAATGACTCTGAAAACCTGACGATGTCTGAAGAGAAACCTACATCATTCTACTCTGTGAGGCTGAGACTTCTAGCTATAGGAACAGATGACAGCAATAATATTACctattttttctccttttgatAGCTGGTCAATCACAAAGTAGCAACAGAATCCTCCACACGGCTCCCCAAACAGCTATCAACAGTCCCCTCGGTGGCTTCCCAGTCTTATTTCCTAGTCATCCACGCCTACCGTCAGTAGTTTGCATTTGTGCTTATTCTAGATACAGTTCTTGGTTTCTGTTTTTGGGATTCGTTACTTTGATGTCCTTTTGGAATCTCCTGCCTTATTTCTAGTTTAGTGTTTTAGTTTATATTTTTGGAAACAGTTTACATATTAACTTAAGACTTATTTAGATTTATTGATCAAATCAAACTGCATCTTTCATAAAGAAATTTGTTCATTGATAATAATGCTTCAAAATTGCAGTTTTTCTCTGTTGCAGTTCTGTTATTGGAACTATAGACCAAACGTTGAAAATAGAATATAGAACGAATGAATTAAAACCAAATTACAGCACAGGCTGATAAACTCTAAACACAAAGGTATTCAAGAGAATCGTATATCATGTACAGGTGGGCTGGAACgcgtggaggaaagtatcaggtgtgctatgTGATTGGAGAGTGTCAGCgaagatgaagggaaaggtctacagtggtgaggccagccatgatggacagcttagagacagtggctctgaggaaaagacaggaggcgggccgagaagtggcggagatgaagatgctgaggttctccttgggagtgaccaggttggataggattagaaatgagacaataagagggacagtgtaGGTTAGAtgttggagacaaggtcagagagaccagacattgatggtttggacatgtccagaggagagacagggactatatcggtagaaggatgctgaggatgaaactgccagtgaacagggctagaggtcgacccaggagaagacacatggacataCATGGATTCATCGTCTTCATTACAATGTACATGATCCATCtctaatatttttctgtttgaccAACAGAGGGAGTTAAATCTTTTGTTTCAGTGATGAATATATTTCGTTAAAGATTGAGgcactttgttttatttccagaaGATGGCGACCTAATCTCACAATCGTCCATCCTATGCATTCTGGTCATCATCAGGTCCTCAGACATCTTGACTGTCACACTGTGAAATCCAAGGCATGTTAACATCAAGACTGAAAACCAGAACAGATTTTGTGATTTTGTAATTAATTACACACacaattgtatatatatattattcaatCATTTCGACTCAatgaatttattgattcatGCAAAGCTTGATAAGATAAGAAAATAAGACATTCAGAAGAAAACATAAACAGAACTTGAGATCATGAAAAATTGAAACAATAGAAAAACGTTGCTTTGACTGAGGTTGACACTGGTGCAGTAGAAACGCTCATAAGTAAGTTAACTGGCTGGCTACCcaggcttgtcccatgaggttTTGACAAAGTTCTACgacggatgccattcctgctgcaaccctctgtgTGTATTCAGGCTTGgaaccggctcaagggagacatcAGCCTTTTACATCCAATCTTATAGTAAAATTCATTAGAAACTGCTCTCAAAACAAGGCTTTCATCTGTACTGTTGATTAAAGAGGTCTTCTTAAGGCGGTATCCAGAGTCTGATCTCTCTTTGAGGTCATCAGTACGTCTTGATTTCCTGCTGGACCACCTCCAGAAGGATTTGGAGCTTCTTGCTGCAGGAGTCTGATAAAACCAAAGAATCAGAATGAGCAGAAGCTAAGAAGGCTTTGCGTTCTTTCTAATTTGGATAAAATTAGTGGTGTTAAGTAGGGGTGCACCAAATGCAAA comes from the Brachionichthys hirsutus isolate HB-005 unplaced genomic scaffold, CSIRO-AGI_Bhir_v1 contig_886, whole genome shotgun sequence genome and includes:
- the LOC137914090 gene encoding LOW QUALITY PROTEIN: cystine/glutamate transporter-like (The sequence of the model RefSeq protein was modified relative to this genomic sequence to represent the inferred CDS: inserted 2 bases in 1 codon), translated to MDRTQREKGGEKKKTDADEVVHLRREINLLSAITFIFGTVVGSGIFIAPKGVLMNSGSVGLSLLVWALSGILSMFGALCYAELGTTFTKSGSHYTYTLETLGPLPAFLRLWAEFIFIRPAVASYVSLAFGCYVVEPFFAPCTAPTVLVKLVSVLAMTLVVAVNCWSVTMATRTQVLLTVIKMFALVLIIIPGVIALAKGKTDNFQNGFELDLITWDKLPLAFFNGFYAYSGWYSLNSFTEEVKNPNRTIPLAIISSMVAVTVCYVLVNMAYYTMMTPAELLQSEAVAVTFANRALHGMASXIPFLVALSCLGTLNGGIFGGARIMFVGARDGHFPSIFSMIHIRRRTPLPAVLLMYPLTLLFLTIGDIYQLINFVAFSRWLFIALTTTGMLIHRYRFPLHPRPFKAPVVIAVTFTLVCFFIVGLSLYSDPWNTGWSCALSLTGVPFYYLTVKRFCLPARWRRAFNSCSKKLQILLEVVQQEIKTY